A single Chloroflexota bacterium DNA region contains:
- a CDS encoding M55 family metallopeptidase, translating to MKVYVMTDMEGVAGVIDSPNYCFPESRYYERGCELTTLEVNAAIEGALEAGATDIVVTDGHGHGAITPMLLHPAAKLLKGRPRPIGAVLDASFDVAISIGQHAKSNAPGGHLAHSGSFTVEELTINGVSIGESGRSFISAAYFGVPYVFLSGDLAAAAEAQALAPGIETAVVKEGLDRGSATGLGMDENRAFNGAAIHLHPTKARQLIYEGVKRGIARRDDIGLFWLEPPYTLVHTQRPENGVPGGEARVTGDDILKVFRAPLELGKHVEAR from the coding sequence ATGAAAGTCTACGTGATGACGGACATGGAAGGCGTGGCGGGGGTTATCGACTCGCCGAATTACTGCTTCCCGGAGTCCCGCTACTACGAGCGCGGCTGCGAGTTGACCACGCTGGAAGTCAACGCTGCCATCGAAGGGGCGCTGGAAGCCGGTGCTACGGACATTGTGGTGACGGACGGCCACGGGCACGGGGCGATCACGCCCATGCTGCTGCACCCGGCAGCGAAACTCTTGAAAGGACGCCCGCGCCCCATTGGCGCCGTCCTCGACGCATCGTTTGACGTCGCCATCAGCATCGGCCAGCATGCCAAGTCCAATGCCCCCGGCGGCCATCTGGCCCATTCCGGTTCGTTTACAGTGGAGGAGCTGACCATCAACGGAGTCTCCATCGGCGAAAGTGGCCGGAGTTTTATCAGCGCGGCGTACTTCGGCGTGCCGTACGTCTTTCTGAGCGGCGATCTGGCAGCGGCGGCAGAAGCGCAGGCGCTGGCGCCGGGCATCGAGACGGCGGTGGTAAAGGAAGGCCTTGACCGGGGTTCGGCCACCGGTCTTGGCATGGACGAGAACCGCGCGTTCAACGGCGCTGCCATTCACCTGCATCCCACCAAAGCGCGGCAGCTCATCTACGAGGGCGTGAAGCGCGGCATCGCACGCCGTGACGACATCGGCCTCTTCTGGCTGGAGCCGCCCTACACGCTCGTACACACCCAGCGCCCTGAGAACGGCGTCCCCGGGGGTGAGGCCCGCGTCACCGGCGATGACATTCTAAAGGTATTCAGGGCACCGCTCGAGTTAGGCAAGCACGTCGAAGCGCGTTGA
- a CDS encoding DUF3604 domain-containing protein: MLTDDQYGVILEANRAYQDPGRFVTFPAYEWNSPKDRTWGHHNALFCDDEPPLLPSGSAVSSLDEVWAAFDELPYGAMLIPHHLARDRTPYDWSTFNPRYEPIVEITSMWGNYEYKGNPHECDPNWSPSVPGSFLQDGLARGHRPGVIGGSDNHTGHSGGHHFPFDPMIPGRPLNEILAGRGTQRRNALGAGLTGVYAEDFTREGIFAALHARRCFAATGHKIRLWTETNGLEMGADGGALPDEPRTIHVAVNGTAPIAHITLVRNNVDVQRFRPQETSADVTVDLVDDDPMEKIVKVSPPVAAGDDDSLVYYYVRVVQADERTAWSSPVWFTVRA, from the coding sequence ATGCTTACCGACGACCAGTATGGGGTGATCCTGGAGGCGAACCGCGCCTATCAGGATCCCGGCAGGTTCGTGACCTTCCCGGCATACGAGTGGAATTCGCCCAAAGACCGCACCTGGGGTCATCACAACGCGCTCTTCTGCGACGACGAACCGCCCTTGCTGCCGAGCGGCAGCGCCGTGAGCTCGCTCGACGAGGTGTGGGCGGCGTTTGATGAACTACCGTATGGGGCGATGTTGATTCCGCACCATCTGGCGCGGGACCGCACGCCCTATGACTGGTCGACGTTCAATCCACGCTACGAGCCGATAGTTGAGATCACGTCCATGTGGGGCAATTACGAGTACAAGGGTAACCCGCATGAATGCGATCCCAACTGGTCGCCCAGCGTCCCGGGTTCGTTCCTGCAGGACGGCCTGGCGCGGGGACACCGCCCAGGCGTGATCGGCGGCAGCGACAACCACACCGGCCACTCCGGGGGACACCATTTCCCGTTTGATCCAATGATTCCAGGTCGCCCTTTGAACGAAATCCTGGCGGGGCGCGGTACCCAGCGCCGTAATGCGCTCGGCGCCGGCCTGACCGGCGTCTACGCGGAGGACTTTACGCGCGAGGGCATCTTTGCCGCCCTGCACGCCCGCCGCTGCTTTGCCGCTACCGGCCATAAGATCCGCCTCTGGACCGAGACGAACGGCCTGGAAATGGGTGCGGACGGCGGCGCGCTGCCGGACGAGCCGCGCACGATTCATGTTGCCGTGAACGGCACCGCGCCCATCGCTCACATCACGCTGGTGCGCAATAACGTCGACGTGCAGAGATTCCGGCCGCAGGAGACGTCGGCAGATGTGACCGTGGACCTCGTAGACGACGATCCGATGGAGAAGATCGTGAAAGTCTCACCGCCCGTGGCCGCTGGCGACGACGATTCGCTGGTCTACTATTACGTGCGCGTGGTGCAAGCTGACGAGCGCACGGCGTGGTCCAGCCCGGTCTGGTTCACTGTGCGGGCGTAG